ACCAATGTGCTTTTTGGCGTTATTTTATGCGTGAATGTGGGCTTATTGCTCTTAGCGTGCGGCGATATGAGCATTCATTCTAAAGAAGCCTTTGGGGTGTTTTACTCCAAAGATTTAGCCTTTAAAATCGCGCGCTTTAGTATAGAGCTATTTGGGCAGAATGATTATGCGCTGCGCCTGCCTTTTATACTCATTCATATTTGCAATATGTTTTTATTGTATAGGATTTCTAGAATCTACCTTAAAAAGCCTCGTGATGCGCTTGTGGTGATTTTAGTGTATGCGCTGCTGCCCGGAGTGATGTTTAGCGCGCTCTTTGTGGTGAAAAGTGGCTTAATTATTTGTATCACGCTTTTGTGCTGCTATTTTCAAATGAAATATCACAAAATGCCCTATCTTATTATGTTTATAGCGGTGTTTATTGATGAGAGCTTTGCGATTTTATTTTTTGCACTTTTCTTTTACACGCTTAAAAATAAAAATACGCTAGGAATGTTTATTTGTCTATTGTTTTTTGCGCTGAGTATGTATGTGGGCGGGCTTGATATTTCAGGCGTTCCGCGCAATCATTTCTTACCAAATTTAGGCAAAATGGCGCTTTATTTCTCCCCGCTGCTGCTTATTTACTACACTTACACGCTTTATAATGGACTAAAAAAGCAAAATAATATACTAGTGGATATTGGTGCGACTTCGTTATTTTTTGTGCTTTTGCTTTCTTTGCGGCAAGATGTGGATTTGCAGACATTTTTCCCTATGAGCGTGGTGGCGCTGCCTGTGGCGATTAGGCAGTTTTTCTCCGATATGCGCGTGCGGCTGCCTATGTTTAGGCTAGGCTATGTGTGGCGATTTGGGCTTGTTTTGGCGCTACTTTTTATGCAAACTTTTATTTTATATGCCAATAAGATTTTATATCTCTTTGGCGTGGAAAATCACTTCGCAAGCTCATATTACATTAGCAAAGATGTAGCCCAAAAGCTTAAAGAGGAGGGTATCACTTCTATCAAAGTGGGCAATCATAAGCTTGCTTTGGCGTTAAAATTTTATGGCATTAGCGAGGGGGATAAGCCCTATTTAAAGCCGCTCACTAATCTTAATGAGCAGTATGTCAATGAAATTCCTGTAATATATTTGGGCAAAAAGGTGGCTTCCTTTGCCATTGTGCCAACAAGTAGCACAAGCCCTATGACTACCACGCAAGCCGCACAAGTCAAAAAGTCTAAGCCAAAGTCAAAGCCTAGCCCTTAATGAAACTGCTAGAAATGCTTGTGGCATTAGGCTTAGTGCTTGTGCTATTTTTATTTGCGCCTATTAAAACTAATCATACTTTAGAATCTGCCTTAAATAGCCTAAGCGCGCATATTAAAATGCTGCAGATTCTATCGCTAAGCGATGATAGCGCGTATGTGCATTTAGAATCTGCGCGCGATATGTTTAGTGTCTATCCGGCTATAAGTGCGCAAAAGCTACTTTCACACCACCCAAACGCGCTGTGGCAAATGCAATTTCATTTAGGCAAGGTCTATACTACGCATAGTTATAGCATTTATGTGGATACGCCAAGAAGTGCGAGCAGCACGCATTTTGATAGTCGCCCAATGGCGGGGGATATTATCTTTAAAAATATGGATAGAAAGTGCCTAAGCGCGTATAATAATACCAATACCGCCATAGAATGCAGGAATAATGCCCTCTCTCAAGTGCGTTTGGGCGAGCATTTTGGCATAGAAAATATATTTATAGAATCTGATAGCTTTTGCAAGGAGCGTGAGAGCGCGCGCATTTATTTTGACAGATATGGCGCGCCACATTGTGGCAAGATACCCACACCTTTGCGCTCTGCTTTTAAAATCACGCTTGTAAAAAATGCAAACACCAAAAGCCTATGTATTTTGCCACAGAGCGGCGCACTTGTGGAGTGTTGAAATATAGAATCTAACCTTAAAAAACAAGTTGATAAGCTGCGTAAGCAGATTATAACTTTATACTTTGAGGGCTAATGTGAGCTTTGCTTGCATTTGTAAGATGCGCGCGGCTTTTTGTCAAAAAAGCAATAGCGCGGAATTTATAGAATCTAGCGGCGCAAGGAGTTTGTGATAGAGGCGTGGAGTGCGATTTTGAGCGCAAGAGTATAGAATCCGCTAGCGCGATATACACGCGCCGGCAGAATCGCCGTTTTTAGCCAAAAAGCCAACGCGCAAAAGCTTGCTACGCAGACAAGGCTAGAAAGTGTAGCGCCCCTCAATAAACGCTGACCTCCCCTGCCCAATCAAAAACGCATAGCCCGCGATAACATCGCTTGCATCGTGGTTATAGTAGCTATAATAGAATGTATCAAAGACATTTCTTACCCCAGCACTAAGTGATAAATCACCAAAGCGCGCATTAACGCCGATGTCTGTTAGGCTATAGGGGTCGATTTTCTCTTGTGTGATGTCATAGCTTGTGCCATAGAAGGTATTTTGCGTCCAGAGGCTAAAGACTTTGCCAAGGGAGAGATTAGCGCCAATGGTGCCTTTATAATTGCTCACATAGGGGATATGGTTG
The sequence above is drawn from the Helicobacter jaachi genome and encodes:
- a CDS encoding glycosyltransferase family 39 protein; the protein is MLKQFWEAYRDSNLRTNVLFGVILCVNVGLLLLACGDMSIHSKEAFGVFYSKDLAFKIARFSIELFGQNDYALRLPFILIHICNMFLLYRISRIYLKKPRDALVVILVYALLPGVMFSALFVVKSGLIICITLLCCYFQMKYHKMPYLIMFIAVFIDESFAILFFALFFYTLKNKNTLGMFICLLFFALSMYVGGLDISGVPRNHFLPNLGKMALYFSPLLLIYYTYTLYNGLKKQNNILVDIGATSLFFVLLLSLRQDVDLQTFFPMSVVALPVAIRQFFSDMRVRLPMFRLGYVWRFGLVLALLFMQTFILYANKILYLFGVENHFASSYYISKDVAQKLKEEGITSIKVGNHKLALALKFYGISEGDKPYLKPLTNLNEQYVNEIPVIYLGKKVASFAIVPTSSTSPMTTTQAAQVKKSKPKSKPSP